One genomic window of Pseudohongiella acticola includes the following:
- a CDS encoding penicillin-binding protein activator, producing the protein MKNISRYVFLTGMALVLSYCGSSAPDVRNTNRADQGNVSVTTDRTRTVNDLLALAADADSPLAEDYTLQASAIALAAGDTDNAAAILANVVINDDLSAELVFEATRQKAELALARNDARDALTFANTDLLERVSALPADSQRALFELRAEAYIELEQYLAAAREHTQLADTLTRPDQIADNNNRIWQILTAAPAGSLSMQSALVDSYELRGWLELINVVNSEQNNIERQVAAITRWQNRWNRHTAAAVLPEALDFVVEILNNRPQHIALMLPLGDAAGQAVHEGFMAAYYNAVSQNQDVPEVEVIDTTGVRDITNLYQQAVELGVDMVIGPLLKESVRQLQSMPQLPIPTLALNYGDDWRISPTGFYQFGLAPEDEIRQAARMAWQAGHRNAAVLTPAGEDYRRIQDGFVEYWLALGGQVASQASFASASGYSDIIRQMMNIDTSEARAQRLREVLPRNSIEFTPRRRQDIDFIFMLANPAEGRQLKPTMAFHFVGDVPVYAMPAIYDGRTDATGNRDLNGITFVDAPWVLGNDDPLRASTAAVWSQATGPVQRLRAMGIDSFRLYARISQLENFPGIRLQGATGVLSMREDGSIMRELIGAQFVEGSISVLNPDIASSGIPDNPGGNP; encoded by the coding sequence GTGAAAAACATTAGCCGGTATGTATTCCTGACGGGCATGGCCCTCGTGTTGAGTTATTGCGGCAGCTCCGCTCCGGACGTGCGTAATACAAACAGAGCAGATCAAGGCAATGTCAGCGTGACAACCGATCGCACACGCACGGTCAATGACCTGCTGGCACTGGCGGCAGACGCAGACTCCCCGCTGGCAGAAGATTATACCCTGCAGGCCAGCGCGATCGCGCTGGCTGCCGGAGACACTGACAACGCAGCCGCGATCCTGGCCAATGTCGTGATCAACGATGACCTTTCCGCCGAACTGGTCTTCGAAGCAACCCGACAAAAGGCGGAACTGGCGCTTGCCCGTAACGACGCACGTGACGCACTGACCTTTGCAAACACGGATCTGCTGGAGCGTGTGTCGGCGCTCCCGGCCGACTCACAACGTGCGCTGTTTGAGTTGCGCGCAGAAGCCTACATTGAGCTGGAGCAGTATCTGGCAGCTGCGCGCGAGCATACACAATTGGCAGACACGCTGACCCGGCCGGACCAGATCGCTGACAACAATAATCGCATCTGGCAGATTCTCACCGCCGCGCCCGCTGGCAGTCTCAGCATGCAGTCCGCTCTGGTTGATTCCTACGAGCTGCGCGGCTGGCTGGAACTGATCAATGTCGTCAACAGCGAACAGAACAATATCGAACGGCAGGTTGCTGCCATCACCCGTTGGCAGAATCGCTGGAACCGGCACACAGCCGCTGCGGTGCTACCTGAGGCGCTGGACTTTGTTGTGGAAATTCTCAACAATCGCCCGCAACATATAGCGCTGATGCTGCCGCTGGGTGACGCAGCCGGACAAGCAGTTCATGAAGGCTTTATGGCGGCCTACTACAATGCTGTCAGTCAAAATCAGGATGTTCCGGAAGTTGAAGTCATCGACACCACTGGCGTCCGCGACATCACCAATCTATATCAGCAGGCTGTAGAACTTGGCGTCGACATGGTCATCGGACCACTGCTCAAGGAATCCGTCAGACAACTGCAGAGCATGCCTCAGTTACCGATCCCCACGCTGGCACTGAACTATGGCGATGACTGGCGCATCAGCCCGACGGGGTTTTATCAGTTCGGTCTGGCCCCCGAAGATGAAATTCGCCAGGCGGCTCGCATGGCATGGCAGGCAGGTCACCGCAATGCCGCCGTGCTGACACCTGCCGGCGAGGATTATCGCCGGATACAGGACGGATTCGTTGAATACTGGCTGGCGCTGGGCGGCCAGGTTGCCAGCCAGGCCAGTTTCGCCAGTGCATCAGGCTATTCGGACATCATCCGGCAAATGATGAACATTGATACCAGCGAAGCCAGAGCACAGCGGCTGCGGGAAGTCCTGCCCCGCAACAGCATTGAGTTTACGCCAAGACGACGTCAGGACATCGATTTCATCTTCATGCTCGCCAATCCGGCAGAAGGCCGTCAGTTGAAACCCACCATGGCATTCCACTTTGTCGGGGACGTGCCGGTCTACGCCATGCCGGCGATCTACGATGGTCGCACTGATGCAACCGGCAACCGGGACCTCAATGGCATCACCTTTGTTGATGCACCCTGGGTGCTCGGCAATGACGACCCCTTGCGCGCCAGCACTGCTGCCGTATGGTCGCAGGCTACCGGCCCGGTGCAACGATTGCGCGCGATGGGTATTGACAGCTTCCGACTCTATGCGCGCATTTCGCAGCTCGAAAACTTTCCTGGTATCCGCCTGCAGGGCGCAACCGGTGTTCTGTCTATGCGCGAGGATGGCAGCATCATGCGTGAGCTGATCGGGGCACAGTTCGTAGAGGGCAGTATCTCCGTACTCAACCCTGACATTGCCTCTTCCGGCATCCCTGACAACCCAGGAGGCAACCCATAA
- the rsmI gene encoding 16S rRNA (cytidine(1402)-2'-O)-methyltransferase — translation MTQTFTDTSIVRPALYVVATPIGNLGDLSQRAVDTLKGVDLIAAEDTRHSARLMQHFAIATRLVSYHEHSGAAREDGILRALGEGKAVALISDAGTPLISDPGYGLVVRVRAASYPVVPVPGASAITAAISAAGLPSDRFCFEGFPPHKAAGRRQMYEALADDQRTLVFYESPHRISDSVADMAQAFGGDRQAVICRELTKTWETIHGDSLAGLCEWLQQDDNNRRGEFVVVVHGAAKAAPQILSAEAERTLKILLRELPLKTAAALAAEITGNKKNALYKRGLELAEDAG, via the coding sequence ATGACTCAGACCTTTACCGACACTTCGATTGTTCGTCCAGCGCTCTATGTTGTGGCGACTCCCATCGGCAACCTGGGAGACCTGAGTCAGCGCGCCGTTGATACGCTCAAGGGAGTTGACCTGATTGCTGCTGAGGACACCCGGCACAGCGCGCGCCTGATGCAGCATTTTGCGATTGCGACAAGGCTGGTTTCGTATCATGAGCACAGCGGTGCTGCGCGCGAAGACGGAATATTGCGCGCGCTGGGCGAAGGCAAGGCCGTTGCGCTTATTTCCGATGCCGGTACGCCACTGATATCGGATCCCGGCTACGGGCTTGTTGTGCGCGTGCGTGCGGCCTCATACCCGGTGGTGCCGGTGCCCGGCGCCAGTGCCATTACCGCCGCCATCAGTGCCGCAGGTCTGCCCAGTGATCGCTTCTGTTTCGAAGGGTTTCCACCGCACAAAGCCGCTGGTCGTCGCCAGATGTATGAAGCCCTGGCTGATGACCAGCGCACGCTGGTGTTTTATGAATCCCCACACCGTATCAGCGACTCAGTGGCGGATATGGCGCAGGCCTTTGGCGGTGACAGGCAGGCGGTGATCTGTCGGGAGCTTACCAAGACCTGGGAAACTATTCACGGTGACTCGCTGGCAGGTCTGTGTGAGTGGTTGCAGCAGGATGACAACAACCGCCGTGGCGAGTTTGTGGTGGTGGTGCACGGCGCGGCCAAAGCGGCGCCGCAGATCTTGAGTGCCGAGGCTGAACGTACATTAAAAATTCTGTTGCGCGAACTGCCGCTAAAAACGGCGGCAGCATTGGCCGCCGAGATTACCGGCAATAAAAAGAATGCGCTATACAAACGCGGGCTGGAACTGGCAGAGGACGCTGGCTGA
- a CDS encoding intermembrane phospholipid transport protein YdbH family protein → MSLAVLALITAGLVGYAYQHRVSVAIELVNTTLQPYNLRLEMLQDLQLSASSLQAGRVVLRHQASNSQQILQDLQIDYSATGLLRGRLDSVAIAAAEINIPALPSATTAGNISQPSISSGTDSNSSALASDIINSVPFNSLRIDLLQVTANELTMGEIGLKGFSATLRSLDIDCRLSQCRLSADTGISLNSLQVGNAPDNIDLQRITFESGSPVEVTLEATTNTLQIANRSSTLTLPEIRAADSLSGVVISIARLNLSQTLSSGRFDAAAVTAHAEMTLSEPYTDATGVDLGSMQSRQHLTWEQENLRLTGHTLKNDQRILTNDLRHSVATGAGSGTLEVPGIEFDNNTNKLSDLWTPLPLQADIVAGSVSALTQLDWQPDASDTVVTGTVQVTLNELSGYLNEIAFLRLSTDFAAELLPAWRLRSTRSASFMLASLDVGLELTDLSSNYRIDSESGSVVLTDASVAVFGGTVSSNQLNYRLQDNDSRFIVELDRIDLSQILALSAYEGVSATGLVSGELPVRLQGLSPSISGGTLAALPPGGSIRYHAGIGGAGANSNQNLTLVNQALEHYRYNLMETQIDYQPGGQPSGELDLSIRMEGVSPALNGGQRINLNLNINDNVPALLQSLQAARSVSDSVQSRLDARRTETSP, encoded by the coding sequence GTGTCACTGGCCGTATTGGCACTGATTACAGCGGGCCTGGTCGGTTACGCCTATCAACACCGGGTTTCTGTGGCAATCGAACTGGTCAATACGACACTACAGCCCTACAACCTGCGCCTTGAGATGCTGCAGGATCTGCAATTGTCGGCCTCCTCGCTGCAGGCGGGGCGCGTGGTCCTGCGACACCAGGCCAGCAATTCGCAACAGATACTGCAGGACCTGCAAATAGATTATAGCGCCACCGGGCTGCTCCGGGGTCGACTCGACAGCGTTGCAATCGCCGCCGCCGAGATCAACATCCCGGCACTACCGTCAGCGACCACCGCCGGCAACATCAGCCAGCCCTCAATAAGCTCTGGCACAGATAGCAATTCGTCCGCGCTGGCGAGCGACATAATAAATTCTGTACCTTTCAACAGCCTCAGAATCGATCTATTACAAGTCACTGCCAATGAGCTCACCATGGGTGAGATCGGGCTCAAAGGTTTTTCTGCCACCTTGCGTTCGCTCGACATTGACTGCCGGCTTAGCCAGTGTCGCCTCAGCGCCGACACCGGGATTAGCCTGAACTCTCTGCAGGTTGGCAATGCCCCTGACAACATCGACCTGCAACGAATCACCTTTGAGTCCGGCTCCCCTGTCGAGGTCACACTTGAGGCAACCACAAACACTCTGCAAATAGCGAACCGGTCATCAACCCTGACATTACCCGAGATTCGTGCCGCCGACTCACTCAGCGGTGTTGTCATCAGCATTGCACGTCTGAACCTGTCTCAAACACTGTCATCCGGGCGCTTTGATGCTGCCGCTGTTACTGCTCACGCGGAAATGACGCTCTCTGAACCCTACACTGATGCGACAGGCGTCGATCTCGGATCAATGCAATCGCGTCAGCACCTCACCTGGGAGCAGGAAAACCTTCGGCTGACCGGTCATACCCTGAAGAATGACCAGCGTATACTGACCAATGACCTGCGTCACAGTGTCGCCACAGGTGCGGGGAGCGGCACGCTTGAGGTTCCAGGCATCGAATTTGACAACAACACCAACAAACTGTCCGATTTGTGGACACCACTACCCTTACAGGCCGACATTGTCGCGGGGTCCGTCAGCGCACTGACACAACTTGACTGGCAGCCCGACGCATCCGATACCGTCGTCACGGGCACTGTGCAGGTGACGTTGAACGAGCTAAGTGGCTACCTGAATGAAATCGCCTTCCTGCGCCTGAGCACCGACTTTGCCGCCGAATTGCTGCCCGCGTGGCGCCTGCGCAGCACCCGCAGCGCATCATTCATGCTGGCATCGCTGGACGTCGGTCTGGAACTCACCGACCTGAGCAGCAACTACCGCATCGACTCGGAAAGCGGATCAGTTGTACTGACTGACGCCAGCGTCGCCGTGTTCGGCGGCACGGTCAGCAGCAATCAACTGAACTACCGCCTGCAGGACAATGACAGTCGCTTCATCGTTGAACTGGACCGAATTGATCTGAGTCAGATACTTGCGCTGAGCGCATACGAGGGGGTCAGCGCCACCGGGCTGGTCAGCGGCGAATTGCCGGTACGCCTGCAGGGTCTGAGCCCCAGCATTAGCGGCGGTACGCTGGCAGCGCTGCCGCCGGGCGGCTCCATACGATACCACGCGGGCATCGGCGGAGCAGGCGCTAACTCTAACCAGAACCTGACTCTGGTAAACCAGGCCCTGGAACACTATCGATACAACCTGATGGAGACTCAGATCGACTATCAACCAGGCGGCCAACCGAGCGGCGAACTCGACCTGTCGATTCGCATGGAAGGCGTCAGCCCGGCTCTCAATGGCGGTCAGCGCATCAATCTTAATCTGAATATCAATGACAATGTTCCGGCCCTGCTGCAAAGTCTGCAGGCCGCCCGCTCGGTCAGCGACAGTGTCCAGTCGCGACTGGATGCGCGGCGCACAGAGACCAGTCCCTGA
- a CDS encoding BON domain-containing protein: MSIKRLSIIALLLSTTACTTVLTETTGEDGIREDPYLRTAGTVVEDESIETKVTVNMRSQNEAFRDASFDVVSHNGVVLLVGQVQSDNLKNEATQIASEASVHVRRVHNEMEVAGRRSLLSRGNDTWLATKVRTQLTANDGINANRMRVVANNGTVYLMGIVDRNEGNRATQLARSVGGVQRVVNVFEYL; this comes from the coding sequence GTGAGCATCAAACGACTATCGATTATTGCGTTGCTGTTGAGCACCACAGCGTGTACTACCGTTCTCACTGAAACCACGGGCGAAGACGGTATCCGGGAAGACCCTTATCTGCGCACAGCCGGCACCGTGGTGGAAGATGAATCCATCGAAACCAAAGTAACGGTGAACATGCGGTCCCAGAATGAAGCGTTCCGTGACGCCAGTTTTGACGTGGTCAGTCACAACGGCGTGGTCCTGCTGGTCGGCCAGGTACAATCAGACAACCTCAAGAACGAAGCGACCCAGATCGCCTCTGAAGCCAGCGTTCATGTGCGTCGGGTGCACAACGAAATGGAAGTGGCCGGGCGCCGCAGCCTGCTTTCACGGGGCAATGACACCTGGCTCGCCACCAAAGTGCGTACCCAGCTGACCGCCAACGATGGCATCAATGCCAATCGGATGCGGGTCGTGGCAAACAACGGCACGGTTTATCTGATGGGCATCGTGGATCGAAATGAGGGCAACCGGGCCACACAACTGGCGCGCAGCGTAGGTGGCGTGCAGCGCGTGGTGAATGTCTTCGAATATCTGTGA
- a CDS encoding cytochrome c1 yields the protein MTLALLAALIFLPLKAVGAEVTVDLEPVDMDLRDEASLQRGFTSYMNYCHSCHSLQYARYQRTADDLGIPVELVMDNLVFGDAAIGDLMENNMDADDSNNWFGKTPPDLTLAGRLHSPAWLYGYLRSFYTDESRVWGVNNTVFPNVGMPNVLYDLQGDVVCTNNADAPEDCELSHVAGTGEMTPEEFDAFVYDMVNFLYYVGEPVRLKRQEIGVYVLGFLAILFVLTTLLNREYWRRIH from the coding sequence ATCACCCTGGCACTGCTGGCAGCCTTGATATTCCTGCCGCTGAAAGCAGTGGGCGCGGAAGTGACCGTGGACCTGGAGCCGGTAGACATGGATTTGCGTGATGAAGCGTCTCTGCAGCGCGGCTTTACGTCTTACATGAACTACTGCCATTCATGCCATTCTCTGCAGTACGCTCGTTATCAGCGTACTGCAGACGACCTGGGCATTCCGGTCGAACTGGTCATGGACAACCTGGTGTTTGGTGATGCGGCCATCGGTGATCTGATGGAAAACAACATGGATGCCGATGACAGCAATAACTGGTTTGGTAAAACACCACCTGACCTGACCCTGGCCGGTCGCCTTCATAGCCCGGCCTGGCTGTATGGTTACCTGCGCTCTTTCTACACAGATGAGAGTCGGGTATGGGGTGTTAACAATACTGTATTCCCGAACGTAGGCATGCCCAATGTACTGTATGACCTGCAGGGCGACGTGGTGTGTACCAACAATGCTGATGCGCCGGAAGACTGTGAGCTAAGCCATGTTGCAGGTACCGGGGAAATGACACCTGAAGAATTTGATGCATTTGTCTATGACATGGTCAACTTCCTCTACTACGTCGGCGAGCCTGTGCGACTCAAACGACAGGAAATTGGGGTCTATGTCCTGGGTTTCCTGGCTATTCTGTTTGTGTTAACGACACTGCTCAATCGTGAATATTGGCGGCGTATCCACTAA
- a CDS encoding SIS domain-containing protein yields the protein MEPQQRVQQHMQHNIATLRETLATQADVLCAAANRMATALVQGGKIMICGNGGSAAFAQYMSALFINRFDRERPGLPALALSADAVCLSIIATDQQYKTGYAQQIRALAQPPDILFVMAAGKSSANLREAMTAAYDRDIAVVLLSSDDSSNLAEMLQDEDLEIRVPARITYRSQEVHLVLIHCLCDLIDIDIFGEEL from the coding sequence ATGGAACCGCAACAACGCGTACAACAACACATGCAGCATAATATTGCGACGCTGCGCGAAACCCTGGCGACCCAGGCGGATGTGTTGTGCGCCGCCGCTAATCGAATGGCCACCGCACTGGTTCAGGGCGGCAAGATAATGATCTGCGGTAACGGTGGGTCTGCAGCCTTTGCACAATACATGTCCGCCCTGTTCATCAATCGTTTTGACCGGGAAAGACCCGGGCTACCCGCCCTGGCGTTGTCTGCTGACGCCGTATGCCTGTCGATCATCGCTACCGATCAGCAATATAAAACAGGTTATGCCCAGCAAATCCGTGCCCTTGCCCAACCTCCCGATATACTTTTTGTGATGGCGGCAGGCAAAAGCAGCGCAAACTTGCGCGAAGCCATGACAGCTGCGTATGATCGCGACATTGCCGTGGTGTTGCTGAGCAGCGATGACAGTAGCAACCTGGCAGAGATGCTGCAGGACGAAGATTTGGAAATACGGGTACCAGCCCGTATCACTTACCGAAGCCAGGAAGTTCACCTGGTCCTTATTCATTGTTTGTGTGATCTGATCGACATTGATATTTTTGGAGAAGAGTTGTGA
- a CDS encoding YraN family protein: MNGKPNPVAPGKRRETGLAQEACAADYLSQQGLVLLESNFNCRVGEIDLIMKDGDTLVFVEVRYRTRADFLDPVTSVDSRKQKKLLRSAALYLKYRGLTDKVACRIDVLGISHGNALDAPEFRWIKDAIQQHY; encoded by the coding sequence ATGAATGGAAAACCAAACCCCGTTGCTCCCGGCAAACGGCGCGAAACCGGATTGGCACAGGAAGCCTGTGCGGCCGACTACCTGTCACAACAAGGCCTGGTACTGCTGGAAAGCAATTTCAATTGCCGTGTCGGCGAAATCGATCTGATCATGAAGGACGGCGATACGCTGGTCTTTGTGGAAGTGCGCTACCGAACCCGCGCCGACTTTCTGGACCCGGTGACCAGCGTGGATTCCCGCAAACAGAAAAAGCTGCTGCGCAGCGCTGCGCTCTACCTCAAATACCGTGGACTTACCGATAAAGTGGCCTGCCGGATTGATGTGCTTGGCATCAGTCATGGCAACGCGCTCGACGCCCCAGAGTTCAGATGGATAAAAGACGCCATCCAACAACATTACTGA
- the rpsI gene encoding 30S ribosomal protein S9 yields the protein MSTTQYYGTGRRKTATARVFITKGSGNISVNQRTLDGFFGREVARMIVQQPLELLEMSGKFDIKVTVKGGGSFGQAGAIRHGLTRALIAYDEELRSPLRKAGFVTRDAREVERKKVGLRKARKRPQYSKR from the coding sequence ATGTCAACAACTCAATACTACGGCACTGGCCGACGTAAAACAGCGACTGCTCGCGTGTTCATCACCAAAGGCAGTGGCAACATTTCGGTCAACCAGCGCACACTCGACGGTTTTTTCGGTCGTGAAGTTGCCCGCATGATTGTCCAGCAGCCGCTTGAGTTGCTGGAAATGTCAGGCAAGTTCGACATCAAGGTCACTGTGAAAGGTGGCGGTAGTTTTGGTCAGGCAGGTGCTATTCGCCACGGTCTGACCCGTGCTCTGATCGCGTATGACGAAGAGCTGCGGTCGCCGTTGCGTAAAGCTGGCTTTGTGACCCGTGATGCCCGTGAGGTTGAGCGTAAGAAGGTTGGTCTGCGTAAAGCTCGTAAGCGTCCTCAGTACTCCAAGCGTTGA
- the rplM gene encoding 50S ribosomal protein L13: protein MKTFSAKPQNVEHNWLLVDAEGQTLGRMATEIASRLRGKHKPEYTPHVDTGDFIVVVNAEKVRVTGKKAKDKMYYSHSGYPGGLKTFSFEKLIDRSPERVLKLAVKGMLPRTPLGRAMFKKLKVYAGTEHPHAAQQPQALQL, encoded by the coding sequence ATGAAGACTTTTAGTGCAAAACCACAGAATGTAGAACATAACTGGCTGCTCGTTGATGCAGAAGGCCAAACGCTTGGGCGTATGGCAACTGAAATCGCAAGCCGCCTGCGTGGAAAACACAAACCTGAGTACACGCCTCACGTGGATACCGGTGACTTTATTGTTGTGGTAAATGCTGAGAAGGTCCGGGTAACCGGCAAGAAAGCAAAAGACAAGATGTATTACAGCCACTCGGGATACCCGGGCGGTCTGAAGACTTTCAGCTTTGAAAAACTGATCGACCGCTCTCCGGAGCGCGTGCTCAAGCTGGCTGTGAAAGGCATGCTGCCGCGCACACCACTGGGTCGAGCGATGTTCAAGAAGCTCAAGGTTTATGCTGGTACTGAGCATCCTCACGCGGCCCAACAGCCGCAGGCACTGCAACTGTAA
- a CDS encoding glutathione S-transferase N-terminal domain-containing protein, producing MGVVAKRSSMTFYSDGSSQYSHRVRIVLAEKGVTVETVNVDPANTPEDLASLNPYNSLPTLVDRDLVLYEANIMMEYLDERFPHPPLFPVYPVARAQSRLWMYRIQRDWCQVVDDLMAGKGTAAQQEKMKKELRESLISIAPIFSEKPFFMSDEFTIVDCCVTPILWRLPSLGIDLGNHKSVQPLLQYRARLFSRDSVRASLSDQEKEMV from the coding sequence ATGGGTGTTGTAGCAAAGCGCTCCTCCATGACGTTTTATTCAGATGGCAGCTCCCAATACAGTCATCGGGTAAGAATTGTGCTGGCCGAGAAAGGGGTTACCGTTGAAACTGTCAATGTTGACCCGGCGAACACTCCAGAAGATCTGGCTTCGTTGAACCCCTATAACAGTCTGCCCACGCTGGTCGATCGTGATCTGGTGCTGTATGAAGCCAATATCATGATGGAATACCTTGATGAGCGCTTCCCGCATCCGCCTTTGTTCCCGGTTTATCCGGTGGCAAGGGCGCAGAGCCGCCTGTGGATGTATCGTATTCAGCGCGACTGGTGCCAGGTTGTTGATGATCTGATGGCCGGAAAAGGCACTGCCGCCCAGCAGGAAAAGATGAAAAAGGAATTGCGCGAGAGCCTGATTTCGATAGCCCCTATCTTCTCCGAAAAGCCGTTTTTCATGAGTGATGAGTTCACTATCGTTGATTGCTGTGTGACTCCCATTCTTTGGCGTTTGCCATCGCTGGGCATAGATCTGGGCAATCACAAATCCGTTCAGCCGCTGTTGCAGTACCGGGCGCGGCTGTTTTCCCGTGATTCAGTCAGAGCCAGTCTGTCGGATCAGGAAAAAGAGATGGTGTAA
- a CDS encoding ClpXP protease specificity-enhancing factor, which produces MTSSRPYLLRALYEWILENQCTPYIVVNAYANDVMVPQEYVKDGQIILNISPTAVHALEMNNEAVNFSGRFSGIPTPVYVPVTAVMGIYARENGQGMVFETESPSPEPPPPSAPKSVKSDGKTDKPSASESKNRTRPSLRVVK; this is translated from the coding sequence ATGACCTCGAGTCGCCCGTATCTGTTGCGTGCTTTGTACGAGTGGATACTGGAAAATCAGTGTACCCCGTACATTGTAGTAAACGCATACGCCAATGACGTGATGGTGCCGCAGGAGTATGTCAAGGATGGGCAGATTATCCTGAATATTTCTCCGACAGCAGTACACGCGCTGGAGATGAATAACGAAGCGGTCAATTTCAGTGGCCGCTTTTCTGGTATACCAACGCCGGTTTATGTGCCCGTGACGGCGGTCATGGGTATTTACGCACGCGAGAACGGGCAGGGCATGGTGTTTGAGACGGAGAGCCCGAGTCCCGAGCCACCCCCCCCATCTGCACCGAAATCGGTAAAAAGCGATGGCAAAACTGACAAGCCGTCAGCTTCTGAATCCAAAAACCGGACCCGTCCGTCATTGCGAGTGGTAAAGTAA
- a CDS encoding YdbL family protein, with protein MKHNTGIKFFTRAFAITFLLLASLATAQTLDQAKADGLIGEKRDGYIGLVQPDASQALTELVNEVNRQRRERYQQIARDNDISVNAVAQLAYARAVEATRSGHFVQDADGRWVRKP; from the coding sequence ATGAAGCACAATACTGGCATAAAGTTTTTCACCAGAGCGTTTGCCATCACGTTTCTGCTGCTCGCCAGCCTGGCAACGGCGCAGACGCTGGACCAGGCCAAAGCAGACGGCCTGATCGGCGAAAAAAGAGATGGTTATATCGGGCTGGTACAGCCGGATGCCTCACAGGCACTGACAGAGCTGGTCAATGAAGTGAATCGCCAGCGACGGGAGCGCTACCAGCAGATTGCCCGGGACAATGACATCTCGGTCAATGCGGTTGCACAGCTTGCATACGCGCGCGCAGTGGAAGCCACGCGTTCAGGTCATTTTGTGCAGGACGCTGATGGTCGCTGGGTTCGCAAGCCCTGA
- a CDS encoding YnbE family lipoprotein: MLAGMIGCTPTVRVEAPTEPITINLNVRIEHEIRVRVDRELDDIFSADSGLF; this comes from the coding sequence ATGCTCGCAGGCATGATCGGCTGCACGCCAACAGTCCGGGTGGAAGCGCCAACCGAGCCCATTACCATTAACCTGAACGTACGCATTGAGCACGAAATTCGCGTCAGGGTTGACCGGGAACTGGATGACATTTTTTCCGCCGACAGCGGATTGTTCTGA
- the petA gene encoding ubiquinol-cytochrome c reductase iron-sulfur subunit: MSEDGTDSGRRRFLLGSTSVVGAAGVVGAVVPFVGSWNPSAKARAAGAPVRVDISRIEEGSILGPIPAWRGRPIFVVRRTQEALDALATLDSDLQDPNSEQPEQPEYADNQYRSRNPEVLVLIGLCPHLFCSPTPRLAIRPEPFEQDWKGGFYCPCHGSKFDLAGRVYIGSPASRNMEVPPHFFESDNILVIGEDGVSA, from the coding sequence GTGAGTGAAGACGGTACTGATTCTGGCCGCAGACGGTTTTTATTGGGTTCAACTTCGGTCGTAGGGGCTGCCGGTGTGGTAGGGGCAGTGGTCCCCTTCGTCGGCTCCTGGAACCCCAGCGCCAAAGCGCGCGCAGCGGGTGCGCCGGTCCGGGTGGACATCAGTCGTATCGAAGAGGGCTCCATACTGGGTCCTATTCCCGCCTGGCGCGGTCGACCCATTTTTGTAGTACGTCGTACCCAGGAAGCACTGGATGCACTGGCGACACTCGACTCGGATCTTCAGGATCCGAACTCGGAACAACCGGAACAGCCCGAGTACGCGGACAATCAGTACCGTTCGCGCAACCCTGAAGTCCTCGTGCTGATTGGTTTGTGTCCACACCTGTTCTGTTCACCGACGCCGCGCCTGGCGATCAGGCCTGAGCCGTTTGAACAGGACTGGAAGGGTGGTTTTTATTGTCCGTGTCACGGTTCCAAGTTCGACCTGGCGGGGCGTGTGTACATCGGCTCCCCGGCGTCGCGCAACATGGAAGTGCCTCCCCATTTCTTTGAATCCGACAATATCCTGGTGATTGGTGAAGACGGGGTGAGTGCATAA